A portion of the Victivallis lenta genome contains these proteins:
- a CDS encoding IclR family transcriptional regulator, with protein sequence MIKVLQKTFDVLEYAANSPHPVLPGETAEALGLPQPTAARILRDLAELGYLEQPGPRKGYRLGPVPYHLAGGRLYDDEFLRFVTAAVKECARSIGQSVLFAVRRRGCRYILCHSNFNPRFYIDTARIRFRDLYATGSGRILLAFTPEAELGELIGELGLPSASVWPEAAAGREQLLRCLGRIRTAREVEISRSGCGNFHVYARPVFRRRAFAGTVAANWNVDTDGNTSETYKRTISELAARLSEPPRLVTG encoded by the coding sequence ATGATCAAGGTCCTGCAGAAAACATTCGACGTTCTCGAGTATGCCGCGAACAGTCCGCACCCGGTCCTGCCGGGAGAAACGGCCGAAGCGCTCGGGCTCCCGCAGCCGACGGCGGCCCGGATTCTCCGCGACCTCGCCGAGCTCGGCTATCTCGAGCAGCCGGGTCCGCGCAAGGGCTACCGGCTCGGGCCGGTCCCGTACCACCTTGCCGGGGGGCGGCTCTACGACGACGAATTCCTGCGTTTCGTCACCGCCGCCGTAAAGGAGTGCGCCCGCAGCATCGGCCAATCCGTCCTGTTCGCCGTCCGCCGCCGCGGCTGCCGCTACATCCTCTGCCACAGCAACTTCAATCCGCGGTTCTATATCGACACCGCCCGCATCCGGTTCCGCGACCTCTATGCGACCGGCAGCGGCCGCATCCTGCTCGCCTTCACTCCCGAAGCGGAGCTCGGGGAGCTGATCGGCGAACTCGGGCTCCCCTCCGCATCCGTCTGGCCCGAGGCGGCGGCGGGGCGGGAACAGCTGCTCCGCTGCCTCGGGCGCATCCGCACCGCCCGCGAAGTCGAAATTTCCCGGAGCGGCTGCGGCAATTTCCACGTCTACGCCCGGCCCGTTTTCCGCCGCCGCGCCTTCGCCGGAACCGTCGCCGCCAACTGGAACGTCGATACAGACGGCAACACCTCCGAGACATACAAACGAACCATCTCCGAGCTTGCCGCCCGCCTCTCCGAACCGCCCAGGCTCGTCACCGGCTGA